Genomic window (Drosophila ananassae strain 14024-0371.13 chromosome 3L, ASM1763931v2, whole genome shotgun sequence):
CCAATCAGAACACACGTTCCTCTTAGAAGTCAAAGAGATTCTTTTCGTGCCCACTTGGAACTGGTTTAAAGACGAATTTTGAAATGCTGTTCATATCGCTGGCCGTAATCACTTTCGGCCTGGCCCAAACGCTGCCCATCGTGGACGAGGCCATTGAAACGCCATCGACAGAGGCTGGAGGCCATCCAGATGGAGGGCGGAGTGGAGTGGTCTTCGATCAACGGCAAACTGGCAAATACAACATCCATGTGAGCATCAAGGATGTGGCCATCATCGAGGTGGGCCAGAACGGACTGGCCGAAGTGAGTTTTGGTTCGAAGTCAGAGTTTTGATCGAGAAACCAGTTGAAAGCTATGCGGCTAACGAGTTGCAAACGCTAAAAATAACCTTTGGATCTCTCAATTAGGAGTCGTATAACGATGAGGAGGATTACTACTATGATGACAGTGCGTTGACCGTCAAACCGATCAAGTTAAGCACCGAGGcaagcaccagcaccaccgTCACAAGCACCACAACAACTTCTAGCACCCCAGCAGGAGCACCACCTGCTGAAATCACTAGCCCCACCACCATCTCTTCTAAGCCCAAGTCCAGGTTGAATAATCTGATGATTGTCGAGACTCCGATTGGTGGTGCCACTGTTAAGCCACTGCACCATCCTGGACCACCGCTGCATGCCAGATCCAAAGATGTACCGATtatggctgctgctgctgctgcggcttcTGGTGGCATTACGCCACCCTCCCTCCCTGATAGTATTGAGTATACCCCTCCCCAAGGTCACAACTCGCCCATATTCAAGGTCAAGGTTCAACGATCCTCGAATCCGGTCACCAAGAAGCCAGCCCGCTGTCGAAACCATCAGGTGCGAGATGGCCAGGGCAAGTGCACCGACTCCATCTAGTAAGTAAACAggaaaaatagtaaaaatccCCACTAAGCCTCTTACGCTCTGGTCTAACTCTTTCTTAACAATTTTTAGCAGAAAGCTGTTCGGCATGCTGAAGGGGCtgaattttccttttttggcaGCCAATGCGGCCCAAAGCAATTGATGACTCAACAATGTATGACTTTCGGGAAGCCCTTAATTGGATCTTAGCCATAAGACTGAAATTATGAAGTGAACTTTAATACTTGGTGTGATTAAATGTGTGTGGAATCAATAAAATCAGACTAAAAATCAACTTTACGCTTTAGTACCTTTTTAAAtgtaaatttcataaaattaaaatgtacAATTTACAAAGTATTGCCGCAAAGTTTGCtcatcaaaatgaaaattacaGAAAAACTTTATTCACACTCCAGATATTCCTGTGAATTTTCCTTTGGCTTTAAATATCATTCgggggaaaaataattttccacAAAAGCCACTGTTGTTGGGATGAAGTCTGgttttccaacttgaattGTAACtcgttttcatttaaattctcacttaatttgaaacaatttCCGTTTGTCTTTAAAGAACTTTTTATGTTCTCTGTCAGTGGGGCGAGTTTTTGCAGCTTATTAATaaagttttatgtttttcCTGGAAATTGCAAATGTCAGTTGATGAATTGCCTTTAATTGGTTAATGGAAAATGTGACAGTTCTGGAATTCTTTCTGGCTTTCGGTTAAGAGCCAATCGTAAGCCAATTTTTCAACTTATATAAAGTGATTTTTATATCATGGCCCGGTGGGTTCTGGCCTGatcaatttttgtttgtaatttCCGCATTCGCTTAAAGTGcagcaattgcaattgcaactcCCTCTTTACTGGCATGGTGGGTGGGACGTGCCACTGGGATGGTTGCAACATCTGTATGCGAAGGCTGCTTAATTGCAACTGTTGCGTGTGCGGCAAATCTTTGGGGCAGCGTGGGCTGTGCTGTGCACACGCCGTGctctaattaaattaattgctTAATTTTAAGTTAATTTGCCACATGTGGCAAGTTGTCCTCCGCCCAGACAATGCACTACTCACGTGCCCCGTACGGAGGCTGGGGGCATCTCTCCGATTGCCCATAAACCGGGCTGGCTACCAACTTATTCCCATAACAACTGCATTATCCCGGTGTGTTCGTGTGGCTTTAATTGGATTTAAGTTTCAGTTCGCATGTGTTTTttgtcagaaaaaaaaaaacaaaggtgAGTTTGGCTATCAAATGACAATGttaattatttcaaatagTTCAGAGCCTCTCTTACATTTCTTAAAACAAATTCTGCAAGTTATAAactttaaaagttaaactaTCCATCATTTAAACTTAAACCCATAATTGATTCAAGCTTCCTTCTCTTGTTTTCCCATCTTGGGAAAATTATTTATCTCGGCAAGGACGACGACAAGTTATGCAATTGACAAAGGACATCCCAAAGGACATCACAGGCTCTAGAAACTGTTGAGAATAACTTTGTTCCGAAAATCTTTTTCGGCCAAAAGTTGCCCGGCACTAATTACCTACATTAGGCCACCTGCACAGACTCGGCACACTCAATTAGCAACTGCAAACTGCAATTTCTATGCAGGCCGAGCGAGTCCTGTCGCAACTACTAGGGTCTTTATCCCGTCCTTGCATTATTTATGCCGCCCTTTGACCTTTTTCGTGACAAGACAGAGAGGTGGGTGCTTAAAAGCTATGTTTTGTCGAAAAATTAAAGCAGAGAGAGCAGCCAACTAAGCCAGAAAGACAACGGAAGCTGAGCTCCGAAACGCGACAACTTTCCAAAACCGGAAGAGTTGCAGACACAACAACTAGGATAGCCAGGACAACCAGGACAACGGCGAAAGTGGATGTTCAGGCATAACGGATGCGGGGCGCCATCTTGCAGTTGTTCGCAAACATGGCGGCAACTCCCATCTACCAATAATCCTGTAAGCCAGGACCACCCACACCCACTATGCCATGGAGTACCAACATCCCAGCCGTGGCGCAacaattgcattttatttattgcacAACTACAGGCGTTTATGCGTTTGCGGCTATGCAGCAagagggggaaaaaaaataaaaaatgtaggGAAGCGAAATATAAACGGAAAACAGGACTAGCAATAGAACCATTCGTCCTTTCCCTCTGTTTTATCTCCGCAGGCTCCTCGGACCTCCGTCCGGCATAATAATTACACTCGCTATCAGCACCGACATTCCCAATGAAAAACTGCATTGGCACGCAACCTGTTGTTGGCTTCCTGCTTCGTTTCTACACAGCGAGAAAACAAGGATAA
Coding sequences:
- the LOC6496016 gene encoding uncharacterized protein LOC6496016 isoform X2, with translation MLFISLAVITFGLAQTLPIVDEAIETPSTEAGGHPDGGRSGVVFDQRQTGKYNIHVSIKDVAIIEVGQNGLAEESYNDEEDYYYDDSALTVKPIKLSTEASTSTTVTSTTTTSSTPAGAPPAEITSPTTISSKPKSRLNNLMIVETPIGGATVKPLHHPGPPLHARSKDVPIMAAAAAAASGGITPPSLPDSIEYTPPQGHNSPIFKVKVQRSSNPVTKKPARCRNHQVRDGQGKCTDSI
- the LOC6496016 gene encoding uncharacterized protein LOC6496016 isoform X1, translating into MLFISLAVITFGLAQTLPIVDEAIETPSTEAGGHPDGGRSGVVFDQRQTGKYNIHVSIKDVAIIEVGQNGLAEESYNDEEDYYYDDSALTVKPIKLSTEASTSTTVTSTTTTSSTPAGAPPAEITSPTTISSKPKSRLNNLMIVETPIGGATVKPLHHPGPPLHARSKDVPIMAAAAAAASGGITPPSLPDSIEYTPPQGHNSPIFKVKVQRSSNPVTKKPARCRNHQVRDGQGKCTDSIYRKLFGMLKGLNFPFLAANAAQSN